Below is a window of Perca fluviatilis chromosome 14, GENO_Pfluv_1.0, whole genome shotgun sequence DNA.
ATTGCGGCAACTCCGGACCGAAGTGCatggtggaaaataggggttaCAGGGTTTGCAGCTGATTTCTCTTCTCGAAGCAGCTAAAATTTAAAGGGTTAACATTTGATTTTCACCGAGCACACAaatttgttttcttaatttacCAACATGTGCACACAAAttagtatttttttcttctctagaataattaatacatttatattatatcAAATATTGTGTTTAATTACTCACATTCACAAATTTTTACataattattaaaattattaaaggttaaataaaatcatctctctatcatctctttatcaggatgcatagtatccaggatactatgcatcctgataaagttcccttggtctttagaattaaaatagccccacatcatcacatacccttcaccatacctagagattggcatggttttatgtcagccTAATAGCTactttgatttgcattgagacatGATTTCATGGAatctaccccatgccaatctctaggtatggtgaagggtatgtgatgatgtggggctattttaattccaaaggccaagggaactttatcaagataccatagtatcctggatccatgaaataactggcctttaaaaaataaaaatctgcctgcctctatgggaatttaacattgttgccagcggtttagacattaatggctgtatgttgagttattttgaggtgacagcacatttacactgttatacaagctgtaaacttaatactttacattgtaacaaagtgtcatttcttcagtgttgtaccattaaaagatataaggaaatatttactaaaatgtgaggggtgtactcacttttgtgagataatgtatattacatattggacctttaattatTCACAGGATGTTCATGATGAAACAATATTGTTTACCATACACATCATTAGTGTAGCTACATATATCTATAATATAATGAAATCATATTTATCCATTTATTTAATGAGGCACATTTAGATCATTTGCCCATTGCCTGACAACagaaaatgtatatttgtacCCAACTAATAGTAGCTAAATCTGGCTAGAATTGCTAAACATGCAAAATAAGAATATTGAAACTACAAGAATAAAGAAATTGATGAACAATTAATATGAGCATACAAGTCACTAATTTCAGAGACCAAATGAACAATTTCTAAATGGGAATGAACTCATAGGAGAGCACAAATGAACCTATTATTACAAATTGCAAATTGTTATGAAAATATTCAAAAGTTTGATCCTCATGATGCTGATGCCAagctttttaattattttttttaaatcagataaGTTTCCTATAAAGAGTCAActgctccttctctctctgtatttacCATTTGTCAATGCTGTTCATTGTCGTGGACTATTGCTTTATAGAGTCACCAAAATAAAGTATTTCTAAATGGGagccatttgttgttgttgttgttttttttaaacattatctgGGTTGAAAATGTTTGTATCTTGACTGAATGCCTTCTGAAAATGATTGATGAAGATCCTGACATGAGCGGCACATGTTATGGTAATTGTGTAAAAACTAAGGATGTTAACGATTAACTGTTTAACCCTTAACCAACAATAAACATTTTGACTGATTCATACTATCAGTTAAAGctgctatatgtaacttttttaatgtttccGAAACTGTGTAATTTTTCATCTGGTTATCATAAATTACCTGGAACAGCAAACAAGaccaacagtgaaaagaacactATTTTTACATAGTTTTCATTAATGCCTTTACCCGGGTCAGATTTTTCctgcaaagtcacaaaatgatttacggcaggcAGACAAGCTCcacagagcacacattctgatgggtcacacatttcttttgtaacaccggaaaagcaTTATGAGTCAGGTAAAATGTagcacaagtttttttttttataataggcctgtatttaattttattttagaagttatctgttgtagttatgactgacactggggcagggccattccagaaaaaaaggaaattaaaccaAGAACAAATAAAAGCTAAAGAGTAAATTGACAGACGACGGGCAAAACCCCTGAGTCGATTGGTCTGGATTTTCAGGACAGTTAGGggttgtaaatgattcaaaaccgacCCCGAAATTGTCCTCATATGTCTAGTCTTTCATAAAATAACTGCATGATGTGCTTGTACAGCAGTAGCCTGCATTAAATTATGTGCCCCTTTCATTTAGCACCCAGTTTGTGTTggcctattttcttttcccttgtacTCCCTGTACttgtcagtccttccagaaaaaggattttttttgtgattgttgcgggcaaaaatccttgattatgtggaacgttttcttaaaaaatgcaatggaatatgcaggatatttatgcaattttatgcgatgaaattgcgggaacttgcaaaaattgaggtttgatgaaaaagagaagaaaaagtgattcccccaacaccctgctttttttaaacttaatttccaaaaatagtttacagatattcagtcattgcaataagtaaacaaataagatacaaaaatatatacaaataatataatattaaagtaaaaataaaagtaatagtctaaacagagggaaataaaagttacaaaagagacagactttcaaaaatcgttaataatatagacagcaggagcacttaaagaaatttgagtagacatcagatattaagataggtttcttattggataccaacgtaagactcaaagtacatgtcaaattcacaggtcaaattcaacctccaacacctgccttttgatgatgttcacgtcgcgtaattacgtcactttataacgttcccatggcaacaggggaaaatggctgttcTTGTGTGaagtgaagtaaacgcaacattttttcaactttctgctaagatatatgtgatttttttgcaacaaaaatgcggggatcatgaaatcatgcaagcaccgcatattttgcgcggaaatcagcaatttatgtgAGAGAGtgcagcatatttgaaaaaatgtggcccccgaatgaatatgcggactttggctgattatgcattgaattatgtgatcgcataatcgtgtttttctggagggactgacttctgtaaagcgtccttgggtttcatgaaatgcgctatcttaatctaaattattattttgttggttgctacaacagaCTCTTAATACTCATGCTTGTGACACAGGGACGGGGATATTGTTTAGCTACAATACATCAGGGCTGAATTAACATGCATCACTTGAAATGTAACGCTGCATCTGTTatttattctcttattgtaaatgaatgattttctgaaCTATATTATGACCCGGTTGTACCGGTCGCATGGATGTTCCAAGAAAGTGGCTGCATAGGCATTGGTCCACAAAAATGCACGGAAAAAGGCTGTATGACCAGTTCAAGTCTGCAGCTGTCCGCGGTCAATGACTGTGGAAAGTACGTCCAAGCGCCGTGGACGAGTGAACTGGGACTCTGTTGCCTGCTTGTCATTAAACAGTTAATAATTGGTCAACAAAGGTCGGCTATCGGTAGAAAAAATTCTAAATTAGCATACCTAGTAAAAACTTCGGAAGGTCAGATTTGAAATTGACAAAACTTTATTCAatcacactgacacagacattTCATTACTACAATATTACTGATTGCCCAAGAAAGTAGACCCTAGGGCTCATCATGATATTGAGTTGTAGCTGACTCTTTGTTAATGTTGGTAGCAGCCCTGATCGCAGATTTCATTGATGTCTCGATCCAAGCGTGAGGGACGGCTGTGTGTTCACCAGCAAAGTGCACCCTGCCTTCACTTCTGAAGAGCTCTTTAGAGTACTCTAAACTTTGGTAGGGTGTGAAGAGAGCAAAGGCACCCAAGCTGTGAGGATCCGCACTCCACCTCTTCACCACCACCCCTGTGCAGAGAGACTTGACATACTCGCCGTGGATCTTTGCCAAATCTCTAAGAGCCAGCTCTTTCAGGTCTTCATCGCTCGCGCCTAAGAAGAGGAGGGAATCGTCAGACCAGGTGTAGGAGGCCAGGAGGACGCCAATGGTTTTATTCGTTGGGAAACTGTGGCTGGGGTAGTAGATGAAACGAGATGGCCCATCGGTGATGCTCTTTCCTCCTCGGATGCCATCCTTCTCCCAGAACCTTCTGCTGAAGGTCAGGAGGATTTTAGTGGAGCTTTCATAGTGGACTCCCCTCAGTGCCTCCATCTTTTTGATGGAGAGAGGTGGATCAAAGTCAATGAAAAGGGCTGCTTTGGCTGTGGTTGTTACCAGTACAACATCAGCGGTAAGGTTAGCAACATTAGACTGTTGGCCTGGCTGGTACCATACTATTACACCTTTATCTTTATCTGATCTGATGCGTTTGACCTTGGAGTTGAGGAGAATAGGGCCCTCGAGCACATTAAGAAAAGCTTCGGGGAGAAGGTCCGACCCACCAGTCACTTCTGTgtaacttaaaaacaaaaagacaaataaatttGTTGAATATATTATTGTAGAGACAGGTGCAAATTTGCAATGCACTCATGTGCTTTGGTTATATACAACATTTATAGTTAAATATTTAAACGATTATGAACTATTTTCTGAACTAGTCATTCATGTCTATTGAGATTAGGTTCAGGCCGTTAGCATCAGAGTCAAGGTTGGGTTTTAACTCTATAGCCAACGTCTATCATACCACTAATAAAGGAAAATCTAAAGTTATTTCCATCAACCAAAGTATGTTTTGATAAATCCTCTGTACAGTATACCTGCCCAGGTTTAACAAAGGTAGGGAGTTACTGGTAAGCACAGTGAAGCAGGTAGCATCAAAAGAGCTTGCTATTTCCCCTCAGCCAATTTTGTACATACACCTTGGTATAGTCATAAACATTAAGACAAAGTCAGACTACTATGActttaagaatatatcaagaataaaaagatttgtatCTCAGCATGATTTGGAAAAACATGTCCATGCATTCATTTTGAGCTAGTCTTACAAAGCCAGAATGCTGTGCCAGCGGTGGAGAAAAGTTTGTGTGAACCCATAATAATTACACCGTAAAGACTAGGTTCATCACTGAATGGTtcagggccaaaatacattttggaaaaaagctATTCCCATTTTGAGTAGTTGAAGGAGTGGGTCTTACTTAGTTTTGTCATTGATGTTACTCTGTTCATAGACCATCTCAGTCAGCGCTGTGTGCATTAGGCTCTGTTGGTTAAGCAGGTCTCCAATCATCCTTATCGCTTCTGAACTCAGATGTCCTTCTTGTACCAGATAGTCCTATTAAACATACAAAAGTTCCATGTTGTGCAGTCATAGTCGCTCAGAAAGAAGGCTTAACgagtaaaaacaaaatcttTTGATGGAACGTTTTCCATTAGTCAAGTTTTAAAACATCAAGAATTATAAATGTACAAACACTTGTGGATGTGGTGGGAAGTTTCAGCTACCACTTGTTTGTGGCACACCCAATTTATGCTATATGTCATGCACTAAAATATCAGCAGTGATTCCCAATTTACTCAACAACACAGTTTTCTCAATTTACAACATTTCATGACATCACGtgttttaccttcacagaaTAACGATCATATTTTTTCAGCGCAGACAAGCAGCCATGAGCAGTCACTTCATCTTCCAcctaagaaaaagaaaaggaagaagccACTTGCATTGACAAAGTCAATTGAATCATCTATTGAGCTAATGGTGTTACCACTACTGTGGTAACAGACAAGATTTGATATGTGACATTGGTATTCTACCCATGATGGTTTTCACAGGACAGCGGcgctacaaacatatgatgatcACTTCCATTGCTAATCAATAATGGAACTATTAATTACGAAAGGAGCTGGGTCTGGGgccacaaacaaaacaattgaGTCAAATAAAGCCAACAAACAGCATTGCCAGTCTTTTAAATCTTCTTTTGAGATTAATGTAGCACTAGATAGAAATGGAGAGGGATGATGCAATAATGGCCCATCAGCTGAAAACAAAAGGATACAGATGCTATTGGGTATCGGACTTGACAGTTATAGTATGCCTAAATTGCCTGGCAGCGCACGTTTTAAGCTATAAGATGTGAGGCATCAGCAGAAAGAATTAGAAAAATATGGGATCCTGTTATGCAGCAAGCATTTTGCTAATTTGGCCAAACAAACTGTAGAGGTTGAAGCTAACTAAGCTATGTTATCCATGGGTTTGATCTTTATAAGGTTAAACGATCTTAATTTGATCAAATAGATCGAACTATTTCACTTGTGACCAGATGAGCAAAGTAAAGAGAAGGGACACTAATATAGACTGATGGTATTCATTTTGCCAATATAACTTTTCCTCTCTGGTAGACATAGGGTGGTAAAGTAATCTTTTAAGCTAGATGCAGGCATTTTGGTAATGTTCAGCCTTGATTGCATTGATTTGTGCTGTTTATCAATTACAAACCATGTTGTCAGTAATGACTTTGAAAGAACTGAGTGGGTTGAATGGGCtgcactcctgttttttttttttgattggccTATAGAGAGAAGAGAGGTCACATGATTGGCCCACTTGTGTGTCTTTCATGTGAACATTGGCCATTCACATCCTTCCTGAATTTCAACAgacacattaagacaattacaaagtcagcctattatcaccttaaggatatatcaagggttaatgGAATTATGCCTCAggaggatttggaaaaacttgtccatgcttttaacTTCCggagacttgactactgtaatggtgtctttacaggtctccctaaaaaatcaatcagacagctacagctgattcagaacgctgctgctcgagtccacACTAAGActaagaaagtggatcacatcactccagttctgaagtctttacactagCTTCCAGTggctcaaagaattgatttcaaaatacttttgctggtcccatgctctgcagcgccacgctacatcccgcaacgccctgctgtgatgttcctatgcacagagtagtctggatacggtataggggacagcactactcagtatgacacgatgtgccctgctatgacatgaacttccacgataaccttcgacatcactgtgacctttaatgtgactattatcgccactgttcatcacacccccaaccggcccatcagacaccgcctaccaagagtctgggtctgccaaggtttcttcctaaaagggagtttttccttgccactgtcgcgatagccactgctaatgcttgctcttgagggaattactgtaattgttggggttttggaaattacagagtgtggtctagacctactctatctgtaaagtgtctcgagataacttttgttatgatttgatactataaataaaattgaattgaattgaattgaattgaaattgaaattgaattaataaatcaCTAAATAGTTTAGGGccgaaatacatttctgatctgctgctacactatgaaccacccagacctctcaggtcgtctgggacaggtctgctttctgtccccagagtcagaactaaacagggagaagcagcgttcagttttcatgctccacatatctTGAACAAGCTCCCAGAAAACTTCAGGTCCGCcgcaactctgttcttttaaatcaaggttgaagacctttcttttttatgttgcctttctttaaataattgttcatttcttatactgaagttgcattgttgaaactgtatgacaatctatataagcatataaagagaattaaaaagtaAGACTGGTGGGACCGGCCCGTTCTGGGAACGGCAAGGATTGCGGGTGGATTACATGTATAGAGCAATGGCTTATACATTCTCCCATACTAGCAGGCTAAAATCTCAATTTGCCctattgctgaaatgtgctatacaaataaagctgcccaGACTTGCCTTGGACTTTGACTGACCAGTCCACGGGAAGGAAAGTGATCACATGATCGGCCCACTGGTTTGTCTATCTGAACACTGGCCAATCACATCCTACTATGGCCCACTTCAATCCAAACATAAAGAGAGCGCATTTAGGTCCACCGGTGGTGAAAATAACTCCACAAAGTACCAGTAAATAGCTAAAACATGAGATTTAAGCATGTCAAACGATGACTTTAGCACTCTTGTCTACAGGAGAGGACAAGTTAGCTGttagtaagctaatgttagttatgTATTAGCATGCTAAGGCACTTGCAAACATAGTACTATAGCTTTCTGATATATCAACATGTCACAATAACACAAGTGTCACATACTGTGTACAAAATGCAGCTTTAGCTCAACTTATCACTTGTTAATaaggttgggtaccgaaacgcggtgccaatagggcaccggttccCGACGTAAatggtagtaacgagaccgaataaaaATTTTGGTttctcatttcggtgcctgacatTGTTTTTCAGAAGCATCACTGCTACTGTTGCTCTACCCTCAACCTTTAGCCATCTTGCCATCAAGAGCCATACTGCCTTTTTGACTCAGTGAGTACATTATCATACTCTTACTTAGCCTACCACTCAgctacattacatacattacattacatggtacctgctcaactCTACTCTGTTCAACTCGACTCGActgcggtgccccgtcctccattttccattgcagatttagtaccgccacATGCCTGAGGCGAGTGTGGCTAATCGTCATAGTGATGCCATGGCTTGGTAGCGGTGCATTTCACCAGCGCGCACGTATACacatcaggccacttgcgtAGGCTATGGCTACttttttcaaaagaagctggaggcagcaaaaaaaaacattgctggttaaactatttaaaaatgctggGTTTGTTCAGGACGGCCTCGTCTGTCACTAGCAGTGATgatgcagtgattagtgacgattctctctgaccaatcagtagtctgcaggtagTCTGCAGTCatcttttggtatcgcctcagatCGCTTGGAACCTTGACGGAgctggtactaaaaaaagtacctgttagcaggtaccagggactttttttcataatgaaaaaccaaaaaaggcgagtagagtcgaggcgagtcgagcaggtaccatgtaatggaaaaacgccatatgTGAGCGTATTAGGGGCTGGTATGCAGGGTTCAACATTAACTTTTTGCCCACCAGCTTAATGGTTAATGAATGTtacaattttactttttttttggctggtgagtcaagcaaatctaccagccacttaagtagtttaccagcatttggctagtagatggtgctaattttgaacccttcTGGTATCCATGTGTTGAAGGGGACTGCAAGGACGGTTGGTGTCTGTCCAATTGTGGTGGGCTGGTCTAGGTCTCAAAAGACCAGGGCAATTTTTTTtaccccagtccagccctgctggTTAGTGATGCAAGTAACTTCACAAGGATGTGTGAATTTGTGCAGATTTCTTTCAATCTCTCCTTTCTGTCTTCTGGTAACGTACCTTCTGCAAAGCTTTTAGTAGCAGCTCATCGGCTGACATCCCTTTCTCACTTTGCCACACGTTGTACTTCAGAACATCAGGGTCATTGTGCACTGTGCTTGTATTCTTCAACAACCCATTAACCAAGTAAAAGGTGTTGGGGTCATCCATTATGAATTCATTCAGTGTGACgttcagtgtttttaaaaaccAGTGGACGATTCTGTTGAAAGAGAAGTTGATAGTGGCAGTTAACTTTACTGTGTAAGCCAAGACAATAACCAAAGAATGATCCCTCTGACATTCAAGACAAGCATGACATTTACTGGTGGCATATATAACATTCatgaatgatttttttaattttatttaagaaATGAATAAGACAATGGCCACCTTCACTGGtctgaaaacaaaatgtatctGCTGTCAAGTCCTATTTTGAGGCAAATCTACTATATTATTTTAGGgcacaaaaatgttttatttattctacAGATAATAGCCAACTTTAAGTCAATTCCACTGTACAAGTTGTAACACCTTTACTTTACAATATTAGGAATATATTTGGGAATAAAGTGAGAGGTTTTTAGAGTTCATGAGCTGACCTTGTCGTCTCTGCTTCTCTGGGTTATGAGAGGCCATCTAGTTTTTAAAGTGATAAGACATTATAAAGAGAGTATGGGATATTGGCACCCGGGGGAATGATTGGGAACCGAGAAAGGTCTCCTCTGACCAGAGGAGGCAGAGACGACAATGGTGCAGTGTAGCACAGAGTATGGAAATGACCTTGGGTCTCACGCAACTCCCTAAGTCTGCAGAAAGATTAAGAACACACAGGTATTCAAATCCCAACAATAACAGCATGTCTCTTTTGACATGAGAATGGGAGAAGCTGAGGTAAAGTTTTCATACATTGTGCTACATGGTGTTAGCCGGCTGGAGCCGAGAAGATCTGGACTGTATCCAAACTGATGACAGCTCCACCAGAGGATGGGACAGAAATGAATAAAAAGACAGGAGTTAAACTTAGCAGCATCAAATGCTGGACGGGACTATGTCTCTTTGCTAGGAGAGAGGAATAGACTTGAAGGTATTTTGATCCTTGTGCACAAGTTTTGTATTTGCAATATCATTCTTCACTAAAGCTTTGATATAGCTTATCTAAAGCGAAATCCTGTGTCTTGATTTGATTCTGGTCTACCATTTAAACGAACACTTACATTGTGTATTGaccatagaattggagtcagGATTAAGTCTGGTCTTTTTAGGGCCAGAACAGTCATCGGTCACATCTTTAaacctactatatatatatatatatatatatatatatatatatatatatatatatatatatatatatatatttatatgtatgtaaaatgtaaatttccTAACTAAAGAAATTAAGGACTTAAACTTACTGGTGAGTACTTGGGATCCTCATGGCTCCCAGTTCAGCATACCAGCCCTCTTCTTTATTCCTGTAGGTCTCCACCCGTCCTCCAGCACGACCACTAGCCTCTAATATGGTTACCTTGTCAGAACAGATAGATATGAGTAAGGCCAGTAATGTAACGTTGTAAAGGTGGTATTACTACAACTACTAACTACTACAACTGCAAATACTACTATATCCAAGATTGTATACCTATCAATGCTGCTGATTCTGCTTCTACTGTAAATGTTATGTGGGCAGCTGTTCTCTCCGTTCTGTGTGCCTCTCTCCCCTTGTTTTGTCCCCACTGTGTCggtggtgtgtgtatttgtgtttgtccccactgtgtgttgggtgtctgtatgtgtgttttacaAACTCTCCTGGAAGTAGGTCATGGGACGTGGCTGGAAACCCACTTCTCTGATACTTACCTGCACAGCTGCTTCCAATTCCACTCACCAAACCTGCAGTATTTATTCCTGGGCTTGGCTCTCCTCGACGCCAGATCGTTGCACATACCAGTGCGGTAACTAGGCTCCCAAGCTGAACTCAGTCAGTTAGTTTTTCGTCTTTGAGTTGTTACCTTGTGTTTTTTGCTAATGTCCTGTTTCTTTGTTCCTGCTCAGACCTACACCGTGAGACCTGCTGCCGTGGTGTGCCTTGTTGTCAGCTCTACTCACTCCTTCATTCCAACCATCTCGTTTGGATTACTGCATGAAAGTTTTGGACATTCCTCTGCCTGCCCCAGCCTCTATCCAGCCCAGAGCTAACCTACCCCGTGTTTGCTTTCCTTGGTCACCTAAAGAACTGAACTATCATTAAATAATTTCTGTTAATCATACTcctagtctgtgtttgtttctctgtttgCTGGGTCAGAACCAAAGCTGTAGTAACAGTAAAACTGTTACTACAGCTTTTATTATGAcaaatactactactacataTGCTGCTACTTAGGGCTGGGATAAAATAATCGATTCTTCAATTAAAATCAATATTTGTTTAGAGTGATCTGATATTGATCAATACAATCCAGAAATCAATCTTTTAATATATGCCTTTTTAACCATGGATTTATAGCCCCCACAAACCTTTTTGGGGTCTATCGTTTTTAGGGGGTAGCATTGTCGGAATTCACTtcaacaggacagctgaagacaggaaagggaaaagagatgggggaacgacatgcatgAAAGAGTCAAACCAGGGCCCGCTGCATTGAGGAGTAAAcgtctatatatgggcgccctctctaccaactgagcccaTTGGGTTCAATcattaatgtaaacattaacctggtgcattataacAAATATTTGAGGGTTGTACAGTGGCCGACGGGCAAAACCCCTGCAACTacgaaaacacatgcaaatagacaaacgcaagcaaataaagaaaacatctcCATTAATTTGACAACGCATGCGAAGCATTCCGCAAaggcgctgcaaatacacacaacacaaccaaatacataaacgcgctgcaaatatagaaacaatgaaaaaagaaaagcacacaaaccccaaaaaaagaaacgatgcaaaaggaaaagcacacaaaccctgaatacaaatgcaacaaaaaaacattgcatCAAGTTTACACAATGGAAGTTCTCCATTCCTCtagtggaacagcttgattttcgacCCCACGGGGAGAGAGCCCTCTgcctttttatctttttattaccAGACACCTCTCTGCTGATTGAGTATCACCTGTGACTTGAGCCAATAAActagagacacacccaccaaacgagagaaaacatatctcaaacatagacttaatatttacagtctatgatctcaaaGCAGTTGCACACCGTTTCACAACCGAGCACACCgttctgagattgaacgtgccccgtctctctctctctctctcttctctctctctctctctctcagtgggGTCGAAGATCAAGCTGTTCCATTTAGCGctccccctagaggcctggagaacttccgttgtgtaatctggatgcagtgtttttttattgcatttgtttttgggtTTTGGgttctttttttgtgcttttttttgttgcattgttTCTTTTATGGGCTTTGTGTGCTTTTTTCCATCGTTTCTATATTAGCAgtgcgtttatgtatttggttgtattgtgtgtatttgcagcgcgtttgctgaatgctgtgCATTTGttatcaaattaatgaagatgttttcttaatttgcttgtgttttgtctgtttgcatgtgttttcttaagtCAGCCACCGTggggttgcttcttgcttgaACAATTGCTAGAGCTCCCTAGCATGTCAATTGGCTTACCCTAGTTCCAAAGACTCTGAAAGAGTACAgaagattttctttcttttcttgtgCCTTGGTTTTTATTATAACATTAAAGCATATTAGCCTGTTGCATGTACCTTGTGTCCTGCGTCTTGCAGTAACTTGGCAGCCGTCAGTCCAGCCATGCCAGCTCCGACAATAACAACATGATgggttgtatttatttttggaaGACCAGTTTTAATAGTCTGCAGCAGCACATCATAGTCGTTGTCCTCCAGACATTTAGCCAGATGGGCACTCAGGTTGGGATACGGTTTGACATCTTCTGGAAAAATACCAAGAGAGG
It encodes the following:
- the LOC120572348 gene encoding L-amino-acid oxidase-like isoform X2, with amino-acid sequence MKRLGVIVCLGLICVASTLVQTVQLITVEEGSSSSPANMSKVPDVKPYPNLSAHLAKCLEDNDYDVLLQTIKTGLPKINTTHHVVIVGAGMAGLTAAKLLQDAGHKVTILEASGRAGGRVETYRNKEEGWYAELGAMRIPSTHQIVHWFLKTLNVTLNEFIMDDPNTFYLVNGLLKNTSTVHNDPDVLKYNVWQSEKGMSADELLLKALQKVEDEVTAHGCLSALKKYDRYSVKDYLVQEGHLSSEAIRMIGDLLNQQSLMHTALTEMVYEQSNINDKTNYTEVTGGSDLLPEAFLNVLEGPILLNSKVKRIRSDKDKGVIVWYQPGQQSNVANLTADVVLVTTTAKAALFIDFDPPLSIKKMEALRGVHYESSTKILLTFSRRFWEKDGIRGGKSITDGPSRFIYYPSHSFPTNKTIGVLLASYTWSDDSLLFLGASDEDLKELALRDLAKIHGEYVKSLCTGVVVKRWSADPHSLGAFALFTPYQSLEYSKELFRSEGRVHFAGEHTAVPHAWIETSMKSAIRAATNINKESATTQYHDEP
- the LOC120572348 gene encoding L-amino-acid oxidase-like isoform X1 codes for the protein MKRLGVIVCLGLICVASTLVQTVQLITVEEGSSSSPANMSKVPEDVKPYPNLSAHLAKCLEDNDYDVLLQTIKTGLPKINTTHHVVIVGAGMAGLTAAKLLQDAGHKVTILEASGRAGGRVETYRNKEEGWYAELGAMRIPSTHQIVHWFLKTLNVTLNEFIMDDPNTFYLVNGLLKNTSTVHNDPDVLKYNVWQSEKGMSADELLLKALQKVEDEVTAHGCLSALKKYDRYSVKDYLVQEGHLSSEAIRMIGDLLNQQSLMHTALTEMVYEQSNINDKTNYTEVTGGSDLLPEAFLNVLEGPILLNSKVKRIRSDKDKGVIVWYQPGQQSNVANLTADVVLVTTTAKAALFIDFDPPLSIKKMEALRGVHYESSTKILLTFSRRFWEKDGIRGGKSITDGPSRFIYYPSHSFPTNKTIGVLLASYTWSDDSLLFLGASDEDLKELALRDLAKIHGEYVKSLCTGVVVKRWSADPHSLGAFALFTPYQSLEYSKELFRSEGRVHFAGEHTAVPHAWIETSMKSAIRAATNINKESATTQYHDEP